The Gloeomargarita lithophora Alchichica-D10 genomic sequence TGCCCAGGGCTTGGGTAACCCCATAGCCGCCAAAACCCACGGTTTCCGGGAACGCCCCCCCACCGCCGGTGAGCAACACCCGATACCAGTCCCAGGTGAACCCCTGCCAAACCCCAGTAAAGCGAGAATTATTAAACGAATACCCCACCAGAACCACAATCGGCAGGTAAATAAACCCCAGCCCCGCCAGTGCCCCCAGCCTTAGCCCCCGTTTGGGCCACCCTAACCCCGATCCGATGATTCCTGCCCCTCGCTGTGACCCCGCCGCCCCCCAAAATCATCCGGTCGCACCTGGGCGACAAACTCCCGAAACGCTTCCAATTCCGCCTCATCCGCCTCCCGGTCCACGGGAATCGAAGCATTCGCCACCACCTCCTCCATCACCCAAATGGGCAGGTCGGCTTTGAGAGCCAGGGCAATGGCATCGCTGGGGCGGGCATCCAACTGGCGCAGTTCTTCGCCCCGGTACAGGTCTAGCACCGCATGAAAAACGTTATCGTGCAGAGAGTGAATCACCACCCGGCGCAAGGTCACATCCCACAACCCCCACCCATTCAGCATCAGGTCGTGGGTTAAAGGCCGGGGTAAATCCTCCGCTTCTAAAGCACTGATGATGGCCTTGGCTTCCGCCTGCCCAATCCAAATCGGCAATGCCCGCCGCTCCGTGGTGTCCTTGAGCAATACAATGGGATTGCGGCTCAGGGCATCTAGGGCAATCCCGGCAACCTTCATCTCAATCATGCTTGGG encodes the following:
- a CDS encoding bifunctional nuclease family protein, with the protein product MIEMKVAGIALDALSRNPIVLLKDTTERRALPIWIGQAEAKAIISALEAEDLPRPLTHDLMLNGWGLWDVTLRRVVIHSLHDNVFHAVLDLYRGEELRQLDARPSDAIALALKADLPIWVMEEVVANASIPVDREADEAELEAFREFVAQVRPDDFGGRRGHSEGQESSDRG